In Luteolibacter sp. Y139, the following proteins share a genomic window:
- a CDS encoding LamG-like jellyroll fold domain-containing protein, which produces MKTRMTFRSLPFAGTRHLAFAAVLLSSTALTHAHPLSFNSTISYSSTQPTSAPASISQWTGATFDAANIGGSGVNSDGGTNNGTANDATTYVANNQPRQGQLILTGNNANGYDATSFTVRMAGYTNNTASGNNRTSWDLNFTNGPIIVEIGKLNGTAFSTVSAQCFTSGGTGHPGAGTSTNGSGTYVTFNLPFSVHLEPNTTYGFDLRIGNGSSAYFEWLGTNANPYSGGAAYTRNGATITPLTGDRVFQVNMTATSAPYTPFSHPGTLHSAADLARMASKVAANAQPWKADFDQLAASPYAQTGWGAYNVDYINRGGTGANNYTRSQQDAQAIYELALRWHITGNTAYADRAVQIANVWSDLIGVTGDTNASLAAGICGYLFATGGELLSTYPGWPAAEKQAYKDMMMRVFYPANFDFLWRHHGTPESKGGNTHYRLNWDTCNMASMAAIGVLCDNRAVYQQAVDYFKYGPGNGRVERAAWMLHPEGLAQGEEAGRDQGHNQGGWYCMALLCQTAWNQGDDLFAYDNNRVLRAFEYVAKYNLGNSVPYTEHRNASLTYTEGAVAGAPGLGYIVGELVYNHYANIKGIAAPYCKLAADTTRPEGYPHVEYHPSAVDWIGLGTLTQTRDPIAAGATPSGLTGYWSKNRVTLNWFGSTYATSYNLKRSTTPGGPYTTIATTPDALNLTATDTTVSNSNAWFYVVSANTPSGETANSPELRVARDLVTRYTFDNTISDAIGTRHATAMGGATAPGYATGFSGQAISLNGTDQYVQLPAGSGNYRDITIASWVYWNGGNAWQRVFDFGSEIEKYMMLTVNAGSNLLRFQMTTSRGTDGTLTITGPAMPVATWTHVAITLNGDTATLYVNGVPVGTATGPLDPLFGQPFCYLGKSIWNGDPYFSGRIDDFRIYNHALSGNDVYSLWGQSANTAPAFTLDPITKPDATEDSAYTGQTLANDATDANGGTLTWSKVSGPTWLNVASNGSLTGTPPNGDVGPNLFVVRVTDPSGATDDANLYLTVNNTNDAPTWSFNPLTKPAVTQGVAYTSTLAGSASDVDTGSSIAYSKISGPSWLAVATNGALSGTPALSDVGINSFIIRATDNTGATTDATLNITVFGNSLIARYTLDGSGADSQGGPPATITGTANYTPGVITQALTFDGTSNNADLGPLSQYLYKDITVAAWVWWDGGAAHQRIFDFGSGTDEYLFLTPSNGSNMRFAIKENGVEQALDTSPLPTGTWAHIAITLGGNTATLYVNGVAKATSSTITNDPSNINLALNYLGESQFAADPLFTGRIDDFRLYNYALTPSEVAALLNGVAPIVPTGLDAGPLGNKVTLTWNTSATAQTYKVKRATTSGGPYTTIATGLTATTLVDTAVVSGTTYYYIVTAVNTQGESAPSTEATAVISDLLLRLKFDESTGTTAADSSGNGTNATLINTPAWAAGNFGNAINLPATASQHLTLPSGIVNGLTDHTISCWVKIGAFTTFSRIFDFGTGTNNYMFLTPQYTGTSPNTAKLRFAIRTPSVGEQIINSSTALTVGTWAHVAVTRSGNTGTLYVNGVQVGQNTGMTLSPTSLGITTQNYLGKSQFAADPYLNGALDEFRIYSRALSAAEIAAAANPQPVIPTGLTAGAGDTQIPLTWTTADFASTYQVKRSTTSGGPYTVIASGLTTTSFTDTGLTNGTTCYYVVGSTNAFGTSANSTEVAATPSYLRLHLKLDESEGLTASDASGLGWHGTTVNAPAWQAGKLSNSLSFTGSSSQYLTLPTGTISGLTNATFMTWVRLNGAPTTWQRIFDFGTGTTNYMFLSTQYGTGGSSNKLRFAIRTPSVAEQIINSNIVTPLGEWAHVAVVLSGTTGRLYLNGAQVGENTTMTLSPVSLGTTTQNYLGKSQWNDPYLNAALDDFRIYSRAMTTEEIATFASPLAAPSGLEATGEFQQVQLSWEAVPYASSYTVKSATTAGGPYTIVGSGLSQPAFLHTALPTGVTRYYIVSATNFTGTGADSTEASATPESAPITDGEIRNASLTTPHPGGNLSMSVASSVPGHVYQIQYSPDLTEGSWQNIGSPQTGNGSTLQLVAPVQTGSRGFYHILVTR; this is translated from the coding sequence ATGAAAACCCGGATGACCTTCCGCTCTCTTCCCTTCGCTGGCACTCGGCATCTCGCATTCGCCGCCGTCTTGCTTTCGAGCACAGCGCTCACCCACGCGCACCCGCTCTCCTTCAATTCGACGATCTCCTACTCATCCACACAGCCCACCAGCGCACCCGCCAGCATCTCTCAATGGACCGGCGCCACCTTCGACGCCGCAAACATCGGCGGCTCAGGCGTGAACTCCGACGGCGGCACCAACAACGGCACCGCAAACGACGCCACCACCTACGTCGCCAACAACCAACCTCGCCAAGGACAGCTCATCCTCACCGGCAACAATGCGAATGGCTACGACGCAACTTCGTTCACCGTCCGCATGGCAGGCTACACGAACAACACCGCCTCCGGAAACAACCGCACCTCCTGGGACCTGAATTTCACCAACGGACCCATCATCGTCGAAATCGGAAAGCTGAACGGAACCGCATTCTCAACCGTCTCAGCTCAATGCTTCACCTCCGGAGGAACCGGCCATCCCGGAGCGGGCACCAGCACGAACGGATCAGGCACCTACGTCACCTTCAATCTGCCGTTCAGCGTTCATCTCGAACCGAACACCACCTACGGCTTCGATCTTCGCATCGGCAATGGCAGCAGCGCCTATTTCGAGTGGCTGGGAACAAACGCCAATCCCTACAGCGGCGGAGCAGCCTACACGCGCAACGGCGCGACGATCACTCCGCTGACCGGCGATCGCGTGTTCCAAGTGAACATGACGGCGACCTCCGCGCCCTACACACCATTCTCGCACCCAGGCACTCTGCATTCGGCAGCCGACCTCGCGCGCATGGCATCGAAAGTGGCCGCGAACGCACAGCCATGGAAAGCGGACTTCGACCAACTCGCCGCCAGCCCCTACGCGCAGACCGGCTGGGGTGCCTACAATGTCGACTACATCAATCGCGGCGGCACCGGAGCCAACAATTACACGCGCTCTCAGCAGGACGCGCAGGCGATCTACGAGCTCGCACTGCGCTGGCACATCACCGGCAACACTGCCTACGCAGACCGGGCCGTCCAGATCGCCAACGTCTGGTCGGACCTCATCGGCGTCACCGGCGACACCAATGCTTCACTCGCCGCAGGCATCTGCGGCTACCTTTTCGCCACCGGCGGGGAACTTCTCAGCACCTATCCCGGCTGGCCCGCGGCGGAAAAGCAGGCCTACAAGGACATGATGATGCGGGTCTTTTACCCCGCGAACTTCGACTTCCTCTGGCGGCACCACGGCACCCCCGAGTCCAAGGGCGGCAACACCCATTACCGGCTCAATTGGGACACCTGCAACATGGCCTCCATGGCAGCCATCGGCGTGCTCTGTGACAACCGCGCCGTCTATCAGCAGGCGGTCGACTACTTCAAATACGGTCCCGGCAACGGACGCGTCGAACGCGCCGCATGGATGCTGCACCCCGAAGGCCTCGCCCAGGGCGAAGAAGCCGGACGCGACCAAGGCCACAATCAGGGCGGCTGGTACTGCATGGCCTTGCTCTGCCAGACCGCGTGGAACCAGGGCGATGACCTCTTTGCCTACGATAACAATCGCGTCCTGCGCGCCTTCGAATACGTCGCGAAATACAATCTCGGCAATAGCGTCCCCTACACCGAGCACCGCAATGCCAGCCTCACCTACACGGAAGGCGCCGTCGCCGGCGCACCGGGTCTCGGCTACATCGTCGGCGAGCTGGTTTACAACCACTACGCCAATATCAAGGGGATCGCCGCGCCCTACTGCAAGCTCGCCGCGGACACGACGCGGCCCGAGGGCTACCCACACGTCGAGTATCATCCGTCCGCCGTGGATTGGATCGGCCTCGGCACCCTCACCCAGACACGCGACCCCATCGCAGCCGGTGCCACACCCAGTGGACTCACAGGCTATTGGAGTAAGAATCGCGTGACGTTGAACTGGTTCGGCTCGACCTACGCGACGAGCTACAACCTCAAACGCAGCACCACCCCCGGCGGCCCCTACACCACCATCGCCACCACTCCCGACGCCCTCAATCTCACCGCCACCGACACTACCGTTTCTAACAGCAACGCGTGGTTCTACGTCGTCTCCGCCAACACCCCGTCAGGCGAAACCGCCAACAGCCCCGAACTTCGCGTCGCCCGCGATCTCGTCACCCGCTACACCTTCGACAATACCATCAGCGACGCCATCGGCACACGCCACGCCACCGCCATGGGTGGCGCCACTGCCCCCGGCTACGCGACCGGCTTCAGCGGCCAAGCCATCTCGCTCAATGGCACCGACCAATACGTGCAGCTCCCCGCCGGCTCCGGCAACTATCGCGACATCACCATCGCCTCCTGGGTCTATTGGAACGGCGGCAATGCCTGGCAACGCGTCTTCGACTTCGGCAGCGAGATCGAAAAATACATGATGCTCACGGTGAACGCAGGCTCGAACCTCCTGCGCTTCCAGATGACCACGTCGCGCGGCACCGACGGCACGCTCACCATCACCGGCCCAGCGATGCCCGTGGCAACCTGGACCCACGTCGCGATCACCCTCAATGGCGACACTGCTACCCTCTACGTCAATGGCGTGCCCGTCGGCACCGCGACCGGACCACTCGATCCACTCTTCGGCCAGCCCTTCTGCTACCTCGGCAAGAGCATATGGAATGGCGATCCGTATTTCAGCGGCCGCATCGACGACTTCCGCATCTACAACCACGCCCTCTCCGGCAACGACGTCTATTCGCTCTGGGGCCAGAGCGCGAACACAGCCCCCGCTTTCACCCTCGATCCCATCACCAAGCCGGACGCAACCGAAGACAGCGCCTACACCGGCCAGACACTCGCGAACGACGCAACCGACGCCAACGGAGGAACCCTCACTTGGTCGAAAGTCAGCGGCCCCACGTGGCTCAATGTCGCCTCGAATGGCTCCCTTACAGGCACCCCTCCCAATGGCGACGTCGGCCCGAACCTCTTCGTCGTGCGCGTCACCGACCCTTCCGGAGCCACGGACGATGCAAACCTCTACCTCACCGTCAACAACACCAACGACGCTCCCACATGGAGCTTCAATCCCCTCACCAAACCTGCCGTCACCCAAGGCGTCGCCTACACCAGCACACTCGCCGGCAGCGCCAGCGACGTGGACACCGGTTCCTCCATCGCCTACTCGAAAATCAGCGGACCCTCATGGCTCGCCGTCGCCACAAATGGCGCACTCTCCGGCACACCCGCCCTCTCCGATGTCGGCATCAACAGCTTCATCATCCGCGCGACCGACAACACCGGTGCCACCACCGACGCCACGCTGAACATCACGGTCTTCGGCAACAGCCTTATCGCCCGCTACACTCTCGATGGCTCCGGCGCAGATAGCCAGGGCGGCCCACCCGCCACCATCACCGGCACCGCCAACTACACCCCCGGCGTTATCACCCAGGCCCTCACCTTCGACGGCACTTCGAACAACGCCGACCTCGGCCCACTCTCCCAATACCTCTACAAGGACATCACCGTCGCCGCATGGGTCTGGTGGGACGGCGGTGCAGCCCATCAGCGCATCTTCGACTTCGGCAGCGGCACCGATGAATACCTTTTCCTCACGCCCTCGAATGGCTCCAACATGCGCTTCGCCATCAAGGAAAACGGCGTCGAACAAGCACTCGATACCTCGCCATTGCCCACTGGCACCTGGGCTCACATCGCCATCACCCTCGGTGGCAATACGGCAACCCTCTACGTCAACGGCGTCGCCAAAGCCACCAGCAGCACCATCACCAATGACCCCAGCAACATCAACCTCGCGTTGAACTACCTCGGCGAAAGCCAGTTCGCCGCCGATCCCCTCTTCACCGGCAGGATCGATGACTTCCGTCTCTACAACTACGCCCTCACCCCCTCGGAAGTCGCCGCACTGCTGAATGGAGTCGCCCCCATCGTCCCCACCGGCCTCGACGCTGGCCCTCTCGGCAACAAGGTCACGCTCACCTGGAACACCAGCGCCACCGCCCAGACCTATAAGGTCAAACGCGCCACCACCAGCGGCGGCCCCTATACCACCATCGCCACCGGCCTCACCGCCACCACCTTGGTCGATACCGCCGTCGTTAGCGGCACCACCTATTACTACATCGTCACCGCGGTAAACACCCAGGGCGAAAGCGCGCCATCCACCGAGGCAACCGCCGTCATTTCCGACCTGCTTCTGCGCCTGAAGTTCGATGAATCCACCGGCACCACCGCCGCCGACTCCAGTGGCAATGGCACCAACGCCACCCTCATCAACACACCCGCATGGGCCGCCGGAAATTTCGGCAATGCTATCAACCTCCCCGCCACCGCCAGCCAGCACCTGACACTCCCCAGCGGCATCGTGAACGGCCTCACCGACCACACCATCTCTTGCTGGGTGAAGATCGGCGCATTCACCACCTTCTCGCGCATCTTCGACTTCGGCACTGGCACGAACAACTACATGTTCCTCACGCCGCAATACACCGGCACTTCACCGAACACCGCCAAGCTCCGCTTCGCCATCCGCACACCCTCCGTCGGCGAGCAGATCATCAATAGCTCCACCGCACTCACAGTCGGCACCTGGGCCCACGTCGCCGTCACCCGCTCCGGCAATACCGGCACGCTCTACGTCAATGGCGTCCAAGTCGGCCAGAACACCGGCATGACCCTCTCGCCGACCAGCCTAGGCATCACCACCCAGAACTACCTCGGCAAATCCCAGTTCGCCGCCGACCCGTATCTCAATGGCGCACTCGATGAATTCCGCATCTACAGCCGCGCCCTGAGCGCCGCGGAAATCGCCGCCGCCGCCAATCCTCAGCCCGTCATCCCGACCGGCCTCACCGCAGGCGCGGGCGACACGCAAATCCCCCTCACCTGGACCACCGCCGATTTCGCCAGCACCTATCAGGTCAAGCGCTCCACCACCAGCGGCGGCCCCTACACCGTGATCGCCAGCGGCCTCACCACCACGAGCTTCACCGACACCGGCCTCACCAATGGCACCACCTGCTACTACGTCGTCGGCTCTACGAACGCCTTCGGCACCAGCGCGAACTCCACTGAAGTCGCCGCCACCCCGAGCTACCTTCGCCTCCATCTGAAGCTCGATGAAAGCGAAGGCCTCACCGCCTCCGACGCAAGCGGCCTCGGCTGGCACGGCACCACCGTGAATGCACCAGCCTGGCAAGCCGGCAAGCTCTCCAACAGCCTCTCCTTCACCGGCAGCTCCTCCCAATACCTCACCCTCCCCACCGGCACCATCAGCGGACTCACCAATGCCACCTTCATGACCTGGGTCCGCCTCAATGGAGCTCCCACCACTTGGCAGCGAATCTTCGACTTCGGCACCGGAACCACGAACTACATGTTCCTCAGCACCCAATACGGCACCGGCGGCAGCTCTAACAAACTTCGCTTCGCCATCCGCACCCCGTCGGTCGCCGAGCAGATCATCAATAGCAACATCGTCACGCCTCTCGGCGAGTGGGCACACGTCGCCGTCGTCCTTTCCGGCACCACCGGCCGCCTCTATCTGAATGGCGCTCAGGTCGGCGAAAATACCACCATGACCCTCTCGCCCGTCAGCCTCGGCACCACCACCCAGAACTACCTCGGCAAGTCGCAGTGGAATGATCCCTACTTGAATGCCGCGCTGGATGACTTCCGCATCTACTCCCGCGCCATGACCACGGAGGAAATCGCCACCTTCGCCTCACCGCTCGCCGCTCCCTCCGGACTGGAAGCCACCGGCGAGTTCCAGCAGGTCCAGCTCTCATGGGAAGCCGTCCCCTACGCCTCCAGCTACACGGTCAAGTCCGCCACCACCGCCGGCGGCCCCTACACCATCGTCGGCAGCGGCCTCTCTCAGCCCGCCTTCCTCCACACCGCCCTGCCCACCGGCGTCACACGCTACTACATCGTCAGCGCCACCAACTTCACCGGCACCGGAGCCGACTCCACGGAAGCCAGCGCCACACCCGAGTCGGCACCCATCACCGACGGGGAAATCCGCAACGCCTCCCTCACCACGCCACACCCCGGCGGCAATCTCTCCATGTCAGTCGCAAGCTCGGTGCCCGGACACGTTTACCAAATCCAGTACTCACCCGACCTCACCGAGGGCTCGTGGCAAAACATCGGCTCCCCACAGACCGGCAACGGTAGCACCCTGCAGCTCGTCGCGCCCGTGCAAACCGGCAGCCGCGGTTTCTACCACATCCTCGTCACGCGCTGA